The DNA segment ACATTTAGGAGAAGATATAGGTTTAGATATGATTGCAGAACAGGAAAAGATTACTCCTCGTTATCTTAGTAAACTGTTTAAAGAAGAAACGGGCATTAACTATTCAACTTATTTAACAGAATTACGAATGAAAAAAGCTAAGGAACTGCTGATGAATGATCACATGACCGTAGACCAAATTGCTCATGCTGTTGGTTATCGTACTTCCTCCTACTTTATACAAGTTTTCAAAAAGACCTATGGTTATACACCTAAAAGTTTTAGACAGCAGTTTATTGATGGACAAGGATAGCTAACTATTACCTCTTATTTAATAATTAATCTATTGATCCTCGAAATAACTAACTAGAAATATCATAACTTTAATAGTAACGCATAAGAAAAGTGACTAGCGTCACTTTTTAAGTATATGAATGAAAGTATGATTCTTTGCCAGCAAAATGCGAACTTTCGACACTATAACAAAAAGCTCTCTATATCGCATAGAGAGCTTTCTATTTATTCATATCATTTTATTTTCTATTGATTTAGTAATTATACGCGCTCTTTCTTGTTGTAGTGAGTGTGTAATAAGTGATGCGCTTTTTCACTACCTGGCTTAGTAAGATACTCTTCGTATAATTTGACGATATCAGGGTTCTCATGAGACTTACGAATAGCTTTTCCTTCATCTTCTTTTAATAAACCTTGAGTACGCTTCTTAATTACTTCAATTTTACCATGATGATATGGTTGGCCACCACCATTGATACATCCACCAGGACATGCCATGATTTCAATAGCATGTAAGTTTCTTGGATTACCATTCTTTACTTCTTCAAGAAGCATTCTTGTATTACCAAGACCTGAAGCGATACCAATATTAAGCACTAGCTCACCAAAAGCTACTTCTGCAACACGGATACCTTGCTCAGCAGTTGCATCTCTTAATTGATGGAATTCAACTTTTTCAAGTTTCTCACCAGTTACCCACTCATATGCTGTACGTGTAGCAGCTTCGATAACACCACCTGTTTTACCGAAGATAACACCAGCACCAGTAGATTCACCTAATGGATTATCAAAATCTTCTTCAGCTAAGTCAGCTAAATCAAAGTTTGCTCTTTTGATTAAACTAGCTAATTCTCTTGTTGAAAGTGAGTAATCTACATCAGGGTTTCCATTCACAGAGAATTCATCTCTTGTTGCTTCATACTTCTTAGCAAGACAAGGCATAATGGACACTACTACCATCTTCTCACGAGGTACGCCAATTTTTTCTGCGAAATATGATTTAGCAATAGCACCAAACATTTGTTGTGGTGAACGAGCACTTGATGGGATATCTAATAACTCAGGAAATTGAGTTTCGATAAAGTTAACCCATGCTGGACAACAAGATGTTAATAATGGAAGTGGTACATCTTCACCATTTAAGTGACGAGTTAAACGATCTACTAACTCAGTAGC comes from the Vallitalea okinawensis genome and includes:
- a CDS encoding NADH-dependent [FeFe] hydrogenase, group A6, with amino-acid sequence MSEVKIIIDGKEVQVPAGSTVLEAARKIDIDIPTLCHLDLHDIKMVNKAASCRICVVEVEGRRNLAPACATPVVPGMVVKTNTIRVLEARKTVLELLLSDHPKDCLVCAKSGNCDLQDLAIRFGVRDVRITGKAQSEYVKDLSPSIIRDMDKCIMCRRCETMCNEVQTVGVLSGINRGFDAVVSTSFEVPLEDSTCTYCGQCVQVCPVGALTEKDHSWEVVEALADPDKVVVVQTAPAVRVALGEEFGYEAGTIVTGQMAAALRKMGFDYVFDTDFAADLTIMEEATELVDRLTRHLNGEDVPLPLLTSCCPAWVNFIETQFPELLDIPSSARSPQQMFGAIAKSYFAEKIGVPREKMVVVSIMPCLAKKYEATRDEFSVNGNPDVDYSLSTRELASLIKRANFDLADLAEEDFDNPLGESTGAGVIFGKTGGVIEAATRTAYEWVTGEKLEKVEFHQLRDATAEQGIRVAEVAFGELVLNIGIASGLGNTRMLLEEVKNGNPRNLHAIEIMACPGGCINGGGQPYHHGKIEVIKKRTQGLLKEDEGKAIRKSHENPDIVKLYEEYLTKPGSEKAHHLLHTHYNKKERV